A section of the Flavobacteriales bacterium genome encodes:
- a CDS encoding BrxA/BrxB family bacilliredoxin, with product MYPPEIVIPMKQDITSVGVKELLSPEDVDAAIKADGTTLVFINSVCGCAAGNARPAIKMAVKHDKQPTRVTTVFAGFDVAAVAQARKHMAPYPPSSPSIALFKDGNLVHFIERHHIEGRPAQMIADNLTAAFDEFC from the coding sequence ATGTATCCACCAGAAATAGTAATACCAATGAAGCAAGACATCACTTCTGTTGGAGTGAAAGAACTGCTTTCACCTGAAGATGTAGATGCAGCCATTAAGGCTGACGGAACCACCTTGGTTTTCATCAATTCGGTTTGCGGTTGCGCTGCAGGAAATGCTCGCCCAGCCATTAAAATGGCGGTAAAACACGATAAACAGCCAACAAGAGTGACTACGGTTTTTGCCGGATTTGACGTTGCTGCAGTTGCTCAAGCACGTAAGCACATGGCGCCATACCCGCCAAGCAGCCCAAGCATTGCGCTTTTTAAAGACGGCAACCTGGTTCATTTTATCGAACGTCATCATATCGAAGGTCGCCCTGCACAGATGATCGCTGATAATTTGACCGCAGCGTTTGACGAGTTTTGCTAA
- the lysS gene encoding lysine--tRNA ligase, with protein sequence MQELSEQEIVRREALQKLIDLGIDPYPAAEFPVNILAKEVKEKFAAGEELKEVVLAGRMMSSRVMGKASFAELQDASGRIQIYIARDEICPGEDKTLYNEVFKKLLDRGDFIGVKGYVFKTQVGETSVHVQELTLLAKSVKPLPVVKTDAEGVVHDAVHDAEFRYRQRYVDLVVNPGTKEVFKKRTKLYSVFRDYFNEHDILEVETPILQAIPGGAAARPFITHHNALDMPLYMRIANELYLKRLIVGGFDGVYEFAKDFRNEGMDRTHNPEFTVMEIYVAYKDYNWMMNFTEKLLEKACIALNGTTEIEYGPHKVSFKAPFPRVPMLDAIKEHTGVDITGMSEEELRKVCTDLGVPVEDSMGKGKLIDELFGEKCEGNYIQPTFITDYPVEMSPLTKKHRSKEGLVERFELMICGKEIANAYSELNDPIEQRERFEEQMRLADKGDDEAMMIDQDFLRALEYGMPPTSGMGIGMDRLAMMLTNQHSIQDILFFPQMRPEKKAEKKVELNETEKLIFGILSKNSPMNLNDLKTQSGLSGKQWDKGIKGLASAGLTKVTKTEAGLTVEAV encoded by the coding sequence ATGCAAGAGCTCAGCGAACAGGAAATCGTCAGAAGAGAGGCGCTTCAAAAACTCATCGACCTAGGTATTGACCCATACCCAGCGGCAGAATTCCCCGTGAATATTCTCGCCAAAGAGGTGAAGGAAAAGTTTGCCGCAGGCGAAGAGTTGAAAGAGGTGGTGCTGGCCGGTAGAATGATGAGTTCGCGAGTGATGGGAAAAGCATCATTTGCAGAGTTGCAGGATGCTTCTGGTCGTATTCAGATCTACATCGCACGAGATGAAATCTGCCCTGGTGAGGATAAGACCCTATACAACGAGGTTTTCAAGAAGCTGTTGGACCGAGGCGATTTCATCGGAGTGAAAGGCTACGTTTTCAAAACGCAGGTAGGCGAAACGTCTGTTCATGTTCAGGAATTGACCCTACTTGCTAAGTCTGTTAAGCCGCTTCCTGTAGTTAAGACCGATGCGGAAGGTGTGGTTCATGATGCGGTGCATGATGCGGAGTTCCGTTATCGCCAGCGCTACGTTGATCTGGTTGTGAATCCTGGAACCAAGGAGGTTTTCAAGAAGCGAACCAAGCTTTATAGCGTGTTCCGCGATTACTTCAACGAACACGATATCCTTGAGGTGGAAACGCCCATTCTACAAGCTATTCCTGGTGGAGCTGCCGCTCGGCCGTTCATCACACATCATAATGCGCTAGACATGCCGCTTTACATGCGGATTGCGAACGAATTGTATCTGAAAAGATTGATTGTTGGTGGCTTCGATGGCGTGTATGAATTCGCCAAGGACTTCAGAAATGAAGGCATGGACCGCACGCACAATCCTGAATTCACGGTGATGGAGATCTATGTGGCCTACAAGGATTACAATTGGATGATGAACTTTACCGAGAAACTCTTGGAGAAGGCCTGCATCGCGCTGAATGGCACTACCGAGATTGAATACGGGCCGCACAAAGTGAGTTTCAAAGCGCCATTCCCACGCGTTCCGATGTTGGATGCCATCAAGGAGCATACAGGCGTGGACATTACAGGAATGAGCGAGGAAGAATTGCGCAAGGTGTGCACCGACCTTGGCGTTCCTGTGGAAGACAGCATGGGTAAAGGCAAGCTGATTGATGAATTGTTCGGTGAGAAATGCGAGGGCAATTACATCCAACCGACCTTCATCACGGATTATCCTGTGGAGATGTCTCCATTGACCAAAAAGCACCGAAGTAAGGAAGGTCTGGTGGAGCGATTTGAACTGATGATCTGTGGAAAAGAGATTGCCAATGCCTACTCGGAGCTAAACGACCCCATTGAGCAACGCGAGCGTTTTGAAGAGCAAATGCGCTTGGCTGATAAAGGTGACGATGAGGCCATGATGATCGATCAGGATTTCCTTCGAGCATTGGAATATGGTATGCCGCCAACATCAGGAATGGGAATTGGAATGGACCGTTTGGCCATGATGCTCACCAATCAGCATTCGATTCAGGATATTCTCTTCTTCCCGCAAATGCGCCCAGAGAAAAAAGCCGAGAAAAAAGTTGAGTTGAACGAAACCGAGAAGCTCATTTTCGGCATTCTTTCCAAGAATTCGCCAATGAATCTGAATGACCTGAAAACCCAAAGCGGCCTCAGCGGCAAGCAATGGGATAAGGGCATCAAAGGTCTTGCGTCTGCTGGTTTGACGAAAGTGACAAAAACGGAGGCTGGGCTGACGGTGGAGGCGGTTTAA
- a CDS encoding methyltransferase domain-containing protein → MYKEFQEDNISLTEAKEAAERLSFYPMMFQAAVALNRTGVLQALASAGRKGATSEELSKETGISQYGVETLLEAGLSLDLVKLIEPYKYKIGKTGSFWLMDKQTIANTDFIQDICYPGTFRLEEAIREEKPAGLKELGDWPTIYHGLSQLPKREKDSWFNFDHHYSDQAFPQAREEVFKFKPKSMLDIGGNTGKWSFLCVEKDPDVHMTIVDLPSQTGLANPRIKAAGLENRISTHEQNVLDEEYELPKNQDAVWMSQFLDCFSPEQIKHILTHAKDALSDNGRVFILETFWDMQESMTATYCLHGTSLYFTSMANGNSKMYDSKRMAQYVEEAGLEVEKIVETVGYYHSLMVCKKK, encoded by the coding sequence ATGTACAAAGAATTTCAAGAAGACAACATTTCGCTGACCGAAGCAAAGGAGGCGGCAGAGCGGCTTTCGTTTTATCCGATGATGTTTCAGGCGGCAGTTGCGCTGAACAGAACGGGTGTTCTGCAAGCATTAGCTAGTGCGGGCAGAAAAGGAGCAACATCAGAAGAACTGAGCAAGGAAACAGGCATTTCGCAGTACGGTGTGGAAACACTTTTGGAAGCTGGATTGAGTTTGGATTTGGTGAAATTGATAGAGCCATACAAATACAAAATCGGCAAAACAGGCTCTTTTTGGTTGATGGATAAGCAGACCATTGCCAACACGGATTTCATTCAAGACATCTGTTATCCAGGCACATTCCGATTAGAAGAAGCGATCAGAGAAGAAAAACCTGCAGGGCTAAAAGAGCTGGGTGATTGGCCGACAATTTACCACGGACTTTCTCAGCTTCCGAAGCGCGAAAAAGACAGTTGGTTCAACTTCGACCATCATTATTCCGATCAGGCTTTTCCGCAAGCACGAGAAGAAGTGTTCAAGTTCAAGCCAAAATCCATGTTGGATATTGGTGGAAACACGGGTAAGTGGTCATTTCTGTGTGTGGAAAAGGACCCAGATGTTCACATGACGATTGTGGACCTTCCAAGTCAAACTGGATTGGCAAATCCGCGGATTAAAGCAGCAGGTTTAGAGAACAGAATTTCTACACACGAACAAAATGTGTTAGATGAAGAATATGAGCTGCCTAAAAACCAAGACGCTGTTTGGATGAGCCAGTTCTTGGATTGCTTTTCTCCAGAGCAGATCAAGCACATTCTCACTCATGCAAAAGATGCACTTTCTGATAATGGCCGCGTATTCATTTTGGAAACATTTTGGGATATGCAGGAAAGCATGACTGCAACCTATTGTCTGCATGGAACATCACTTTATTTCACTTCGATGGCCAATGGCAACAGCAAAATGTACGATAGTAAACGAATGGCTCAGTACGTTGAAGAAGCAGGTTTGGAAGTAGAAAAGATTGTAGAAACGGTTGGGTATTATCACTCACTAATGGTTTGTAAGAAGAAATGA
- a CDS encoding nitroreductase, which yields MRYNLSEIKAVIEDRRTIIPEHFSTRKVHKEIVMELLDAAKWAPTHRYTQPWHFKVFMGDGLKKLSEFQSELYKQVKADSFEQEKFEKLRDRPLMTTAIIGICLKRDEAERDPIEEEIASVSMAVQNMMLVAAAHGIGAFWASGGVTYWPEAKEFMELGEKDKFLGFLYLGYPKENWPRKTRRKPQEYFTDWIED from the coding sequence ATGCGGTACAATTTGAGTGAAATAAAAGCAGTAATTGAGGATCGGAGGACCATCATTCCGGAACATTTCTCTACCCGAAAAGTGCACAAGGAAATTGTAATGGAACTGTTGGATGCAGCCAAGTGGGCTCCAACACATCGGTACACGCAGCCATGGCATTTCAAGGTTTTCATGGGCGATGGACTGAAGAAACTGTCCGAGTTTCAATCGGAGCTTTATAAGCAGGTGAAGGCGGATAGCTTTGAGCAGGAGAAGTTCGAAAAGCTTCGCGATCGTCCGTTGATGACGACTGCGATCATCGGCATTTGCCTGAAGCGCGATGAGGCCGAACGCGACCCGATTGAGGAAGAGATCGCCTCGGTTTCAATGGCGGTTCAGAATATGATGTTGGTGGCCGCAGCGCACGGAATTGGTGCTTTTTGGGCAAGTGGAGGTGTTACCTATTGGCCCGAAGCCAAGGAGTTCATGGAGCTGGGAGAGAAAGACAAATTCCTTGGTTTTCTGTACCTCGGTTACCCGAAAGAAAATTGGCCGCGCAAGACAAGAAGAAAGCCGCAAGAGTATTTTACAGATTGGATTGAAGACTAA
- a CDS encoding T9SS type A sorting domain-containing protein: MKGLFTAGALLLFCFSAFAQFGNLDNTFDGDGQFLLSQSGTFTSIAVQPDNKIVAVGNISNLNTDITVVRLNPDGSLDPNFGGIGGENFDFGNQDLAIRVLLQPDGKILIGGYSNSPTSGGNYQMFVMRLYPDASEDLSFGTNGRVDVGFGITDPNGVLYDMELLPNGKILIAGTTNSASETDIAIARFNADGTLDTDFSFDGLLTYDIQDQDRAYAMHVQANGRITLAGSTTVGGGGQPRGLLVQLHEDGSFVNTFGSVGVSLIDLPNPNEQFNDIQMDGAGRFYLAGQYQAGGGDTDGVIARTTSNGILDPSFSFDGLVYIDHLGQDDYAERLLIQPDGRVLVAVRAANLVAVVGVLYRLHEDGIYDNTFGANGKVVLDDAPGTFFYSLALQPDLKILAGGRAGPTQMLIARYTSGMNVGIGEVDAYIGSTLIYPNPISNNQVTIEYELKSDERVSIELFDVSGKMISELLPTIQQAAGSYQKILAIPMLAKGNYLMKLNREKGSVSVKLWVN, translated from the coding sequence ATGAAAGGACTCTTTACCGCTGGAGCGCTGCTCCTATTCTGTTTTTCTGCATTTGCCCAGTTCGGCAATCTCGACAACACCTTTGATGGCGATGGTCAGTTCCTCTTGAGTCAGTCTGGAACGTTTACTTCCATAGCTGTGCAACCGGACAACAAGATCGTTGCGGTTGGCAATATTTCGAACCTCAATACCGATATTACAGTCGTTCGCCTCAATCCGGATGGATCGCTCGACCCGAATTTTGGAGGAATTGGCGGAGAGAATTTCGATTTTGGAAATCAAGACCTTGCCATAAGGGTGCTGCTGCAACCGGACGGGAAGATCCTGATCGGTGGATATTCCAACAGCCCTACAAGCGGTGGCAATTACCAGATGTTCGTGATGAGGCTGTACCCAGACGCGTCAGAAGACCTCAGTTTTGGGACCAATGGCCGCGTGGATGTCGGATTTGGAATTACCGACCCGAACGGGGTTCTCTACGACATGGAATTGTTACCCAATGGAAAGATTCTTATTGCAGGAACGACCAACTCTGCATCTGAAACCGACATCGCCATTGCCCGATTTAATGCTGACGGAACGCTCGATACAGATTTTTCTTTCGATGGACTTCTTACCTACGACATACAGGACCAAGACAGGGCCTATGCTATGCACGTTCAAGCCAATGGAAGAATTACATTGGCGGGTTCGACCACTGTTGGTGGAGGAGGCCAGCCCCGCGGACTTTTGGTGCAACTCCATGAAGATGGTTCTTTCGTCAACACCTTCGGGTCTGTTGGTGTATCACTCATAGATCTACCAAACCCGAACGAACAATTCAACGACATACAGATGGATGGCGCAGGTCGGTTCTACTTGGCTGGACAGTATCAGGCAGGCGGTGGCGATACGGACGGGGTGATAGCCAGAACGACCAGCAACGGAATTCTCGATCCGAGTTTCTCATTTGATGGCTTGGTTTATATAGATCATTTAGGGCAGGATGATTATGCCGAACGACTGCTGATACAGCCTGATGGCCGTGTCCTCGTTGCTGTTAGGGCGGCTAACCTTGTCGCTGTTGTAGGCGTGCTTTATCGGCTCCATGAAGATGGAATTTACGACAACACCTTCGGAGCAAACGGTAAGGTGGTTCTGGATGACGCGCCTGGGACTTTCTTTTATTCCTTGGCCCTGCAACCGGATCTGAAGATCTTGGCCGGAGGACGAGCGGGGCCAACGCAAATGCTCATAGCGCGCTACACTTCTGGAATGAACGTGGGCATTGGCGAAGTGGACGCCTACATCGGTTCAACCCTCATTTATCCGAATCCGATTTCTAACAATCAGGTTACGATTGAGTACGAATTGAAGTCGGATGAACGGGTTTCGATTGAGCTGTTTGATGTTTCGGGGAAGATGATTTCTGAACTTCTGCCAACCATACAGCAGGCAGCAGGTTCATATCAGAAAATCCTTGCGATTCCTATGCTTGCGAAAGGGAATTACCTGATGAAACTGAACAGGGAAAAAGGTTCAGTTTCGGTGAAACTGTGGGTAAATTAA
- the gatC gene encoding Asp-tRNA(Asn)/Glu-tRNA(Gln) amidotransferase subunit GatC, giving the protein MDITDKTVDELAHLARLQFEGEEKERIKKDLNKILSFMEKLNELDTEGVEPLIYMSEELNVMRNDEKKKTITQKQALKNAPKADSDYFKVPKVLKNPDAE; this is encoded by the coding sequence ATGGATATAACGGATAAAACGGTTGATGAATTGGCTCACCTCGCACGGCTTCAGTTTGAAGGCGAGGAAAAAGAACGCATCAAAAAAGACCTGAACAAGATTCTTTCGTTCATGGAAAAGCTGAATGAACTCGACACCGAAGGTGTGGAACCGCTCATTTACATGTCGGAAGAACTGAACGTGATGCGGAACGATGAGAAGAAGAAAACCATCACTCAAAAGCAGGCGCTCAAAAACGCCCCAAAGGCCGATTCAGACTATTTCAAAGTGCCGAAGGTGTTGAAGAATCCCGATGCTGAATAG
- a CDS encoding proline iminopeptidase-family hydrolase: protein MRYTILIALLAFFGCSQLQPTPVSESAASCEYNNFKTSGAYQAGGVQMIDLKEGYKVWTKRFGNSPMKVLILHGGPAGTHEYLESFQSFFPQANIEFYEYDQLGSYYSDQPTDMSLYTIERFVEEVEQVRIALGLDSTNFVLLGQSWGGILAMEYALKYQQNLKAMVVCNMTADFHKYAAHNNKLREELRPSLVDTFKMFEDKGDYGNPLYLELVEKEFYAKHICRIYPFPEPVARSFGHFNGEVYSYMQGPSEFVPGGILKDWSVWDRLHEIKTPTLMVGAKYDSMNPEEMKEMSTLVQNGEYLYCPNGSHLALWDDQEVFMDGVINFIHGLFSTKPR from the coding sequence ATGCGTTACACCATTCTTATTGCTCTTTTGGCCTTTTTTGGTTGTTCACAACTACAACCTACTCCGGTTTCCGAATCAGCGGCAAGCTGCGAATACAACAATTTCAAAACATCTGGCGCTTACCAAGCGGGCGGTGTTCAGATGATTGACCTGAAAGAAGGCTATAAGGTTTGGACCAAGCGCTTCGGCAACAGCCCGATGAAGGTGCTTATTCTGCACGGTGGACCAGCAGGAACACACGAATATCTGGAGAGTTTCCAAAGCTTTTTTCCGCAGGCGAATATTGAGTTTTATGAGTACGACCAGTTGGGTTCTTATTACTCCGATCAACCTACGGATATGAGCCTTTACACCATCGAACGGTTTGTGGAAGAAGTGGAACAGGTTCGCATTGCACTTGGTCTCGATAGCACCAACTTCGTGCTGCTCGGTCAGAGTTGGGGTGGCATTCTGGCAATGGAATACGCGCTCAAGTATCAGCAGAATTTGAAGGCAATGGTTGTTTGCAATATGACTGCCGATTTCCACAAATACGCAGCTCACAACAACAAACTTCGTGAGGAATTGCGGCCAAGTTTGGTGGATACTTTCAAGATGTTTGAAGACAAGGGAGATTACGGAAATCCGCTTTATCTGGAATTGGTGGAAAAGGAATTCTACGCCAAGCACATCTGCCGCATTTATCCGTTCCCTGAACCAGTTGCCAGAAGTTTCGGCCATTTCAACGGTGAGGTTTACAGCTACATGCAAGGTCCGAGCGAGTTCGTTCCTGGAGGCATCTTAAAAGATTGGAGCGTGTGGGACAGATTACACGAGATCAAGACCCCAACGCTAATGGTCGGAGCTAAGTACGACAGCATGAACCCCGAGGAAATGAAGGAAATGTCAACCCTCGTGCAGAATGGAGAATATCTCTATTGTCCGAACGGAAGCCACTTGGCGCTTTGGGATGATCAGGAGGTTTTTATGGATGGAGTGATTAACTTTATTCACGGCTTATTCTCAACAAAACCGAGATGA
- a CDS encoding 1-acyl-sn-glycerol-3-phosphate acyltransferase, protein MSKLLWPLKILWRGWFFAACFITLMPLFPFFYYFVHREQHFKKAMFLKRIWARMICFVTGVRTTVEIEEPLTDGPYIIVPNHVSFVDIVQSYIAFPIYFHYMGKVQLGKWWFFNIFFHKMNILIDRTSIRASYNSYQRAADDLKKGITIAVYPEAIIPDNPPKMLPFKNSPFKIAIEAQVPVVPVTFVEGWKILPAKPHVWEGGRPGKTFIKIHRPIPSKGMTASDVVELRDAAQDVIRQELKRHGYNG, encoded by the coding sequence ATGTCGAAGCTCCTTTGGCCGTTAAAGATTCTCTGGAGAGGATGGTTTTTTGCAGCGTGTTTCATTACGCTCATGCCGCTTTTCCCATTCTTCTATTATTTCGTGCATCGCGAACAGCACTTCAAAAAAGCCATGTTCCTGAAGCGTATTTGGGCACGTATGATCTGTTTTGTAACAGGTGTTCGAACAACGGTTGAGATTGAAGAACCGCTAACCGATGGTCCGTATATCATCGTTCCAAATCATGTTTCGTTCGTGGATATCGTTCAATCGTACATAGCCTTTCCAATCTATTTCCATTACATGGGAAAAGTGCAATTGGGCAAATGGTGGTTCTTCAATATCTTCTTTCATAAGATGAACATCCTCATCGACCGGACCAGTATTCGAGCATCGTACAACTCGTATCAGCGTGCGGCAGACGACTTGAAAAAAGGAATAACCATTGCGGTTTATCCTGAGGCGATCATTCCTGATAATCCGCCCAAGATGCTTCCGTTCAAGAACTCTCCGTTCAAAATTGCCATTGAGGCACAAGTTCCCGTGGTTCCCGTTACTTTTGTCGAAGGATGGAAGATTCTGCCCGCCAAACCGCATGTTTGGGAAGGCGGACGACCAGGCAAAACGTTCATCAAAATTCACAGGCCAATTCCCTCAAAAGGAATGACCGCAAGTGATGTTGTTGAACTGAGGGATGCTGCGCAGGATGTGATCAGACAAGAATTGAAACGACATGGATATAACGGATAA
- a CDS encoding CocE/NonD family hydrolase, whose product MKKSSPFAFGISPKEREIITFNGDFFFARNSVRFFYFLFFFSLITSAQAGGGKEGTKTLGESHYSPEPQYKAAFDYRSQYVPMTDGVKLAVDIFLPKDLEEGTKVPTVVYFVRYVRTFQLKAFWRGIKDPAFGSVAEDEVKFFNSHGYAVAIVDLRGTGASYGHRDMEFSPQEVTDMGVMLDWIVAEPWSDGKTATTGISYTGTTAELALITKHPSLKACVPRSDIWDLYTDIVYPGGIRQTPFVKEWRLTTNALDQNTLAPLGKKVKTFVKWPSPVDGDKKGILLQEAMAQHKDNYDIFEGLYRVRARDEPDRGHGAELTADDCSIHARVKDVEASGVPIFRISGWFDGALSNSVFKGFWNTSNTKRVMVGPWDHGPGQYFSNATGTKTKELNIQMEVLRFFDQYVKGIDTGLENEPPVNYFTMGEQAWKASTTWPPKEVQSADMFLSKEMLTTTKIPTESSIEHFCDYATTTGYGEKGGGTRWNSLTVLYKYEDTFYGPRNAQDNLMEVFDGPVLAEDVEITGHPEVHLNVSTSTGKGHIFVYLEEVLPDGTSRYITEGMLDLDFAALTENPDYKTCFPQHSYKEKSMIELKPNEFTQTVIDLIPTSYTIKAGNRIRLAVGVADKDHFDIPAEAIRPEKINIISGGENGSFVRLPIVSKNTN is encoded by the coding sequence ATGAAAAAAAGCAGCCCCTTTGCCTTCGGCATCTCCCCAAAGGAGAGAGAAATCATCACGTTTAATGGAGATTTTTTCTTCGCTCGTAACTCAGTTCGTTTTTTCTATTTTCTATTTTTCTTTTCTCTGATTACTTCCGCGCAAGCGGGTGGCGGCAAGGAAGGCACCAAAACACTTGGTGAAAGCCATTACAGCCCCGAACCACAGTACAAAGCGGCTTTCGATTATCGGTCGCAATATGTACCGATGACCGATGGTGTAAAGTTGGCCGTTGATATTTTTCTCCCAAAGGACCTGGAAGAAGGAACCAAGGTTCCGACTGTGGTTTATTTCGTTCGTTACGTTCGAACGTTTCAGTTGAAAGCATTTTGGAGAGGCATCAAAGACCCAGCGTTTGGAAGCGTGGCCGAGGACGAAGTGAAGTTTTTCAATTCGCACGGTTATGCCGTAGCGATAGTCGATCTGCGTGGAACGGGCGCTTCGTATGGTCATCGCGACATGGAGTTCTCGCCACAGGAAGTGACAGACATGGGCGTAATGCTGGATTGGATCGTGGCCGAACCATGGTCTGATGGAAAAACGGCTACCACCGGAATTTCATACACTGGAACCACGGCCGAATTGGCATTGATCACCAAGCATCCATCGCTAAAAGCATGTGTTCCGCGAAGCGATATTTGGGATCTCTATACAGATATTGTTTATCCTGGCGGAATCCGCCAAACACCTTTTGTTAAGGAATGGCGGTTGACCACAAATGCGCTTGATCAAAACACGCTTGCGCCATTAGGCAAGAAGGTGAAAACCTTTGTGAAATGGCCTAGTCCGGTTGATGGCGATAAAAAGGGAATTCTGCTTCAAGAAGCGATGGCACAGCATAAAGACAACTACGATATTTTCGAAGGGCTGTATCGCGTTCGCGCAAGAGACGAACCAGACCGTGGCCATGGCGCAGAATTAACGGCTGACGACTGTAGTATTCATGCTCGTGTAAAAGACGTGGAGGCAAGTGGCGTGCCTATATTCAGGATTTCAGGCTGGTTTGATGGTGCACTTTCCAATTCGGTGTTCAAAGGATTCTGGAACACATCGAACACGAAACGCGTAATGGTTGGACCTTGGGATCACGGTCCAGGCCAATATTTCAGTAATGCCACAGGAACTAAGACCAAGGAGCTGAATATTCAAATGGAGGTGCTCCGTTTCTTTGATCAATATGTGAAAGGAATTGACACGGGACTGGAAAATGAGCCACCAGTTAACTATTTCACAATGGGTGAGCAGGCATGGAAGGCATCAACCACTTGGCCGCCAAAAGAGGTCCAATCAGCAGACATGTTCTTATCAAAAGAAATGCTGACCACCACCAAAATTCCGACCGAATCCAGCATTGAGCATTTCTGCGATTATGCTACCACCACCGGTTATGGCGAAAAAGGCGGAGGCACGAGATGGAACTCCCTCACTGTGCTTTACAAATACGAAGACACATTCTACGGCCCGCGAAATGCGCAGGACAATCTGATGGAAGTGTTTGACGGGCCTGTTTTGGCAGAGGACGTGGAAATCACCGGGCATCCAGAAGTTCATTTGAACGTGAGTACTAGCACTGGAAAAGGACACATTTTCGTGTATCTGGAGGAAGTTTTGCCAGATGGAACAAGCCGCTACATCACGGAAGGAATGCTTGATCTGGACTTTGCCGCTTTGACCGAAAACCCAGATTACAAGACCTGTTTTCCGCAGCATTCGTACAAGGAAAAGTCGATGATTGAGCTGAAACCGAACGAATTCACTCAGACCGTTATCGACCTCATTCCAACCAGTTACACGATCAAAGCCGGAAATCGTATCCGCTTGGCGGTAGGTGTTGCAGATAAAGACCATTTCGATATTCCTGCAGAAGCAATCCGGCCGGAAAAAATCAATATCATTTCAGGAGGCGAAAACGGTAGTTTTGTCCGCTTACCAATTGTGAGTAAAAACACGAATTGA
- the ytxJ gene encoding bacillithiol system redox-active protein YtxJ, translating into MSWKDFFGGGSSNVPWKEMTTEAQISEILELSHEKPQLIFKHSTRCSISSMAKSRLEREWNLENVEPWYLDLIAYRNISNAIASELGVHHESPQAILLKDGIVVHDSSHNSISVSEISKHVS; encoded by the coding sequence ATGAGTTGGAAAGACTTTTTCGGAGGCGGAAGCTCCAATGTTCCTTGGAAAGAAATGACAACGGAAGCGCAGATTTCAGAGATACTTGAACTTTCGCACGAAAAGCCGCAACTCATTTTTAAACACAGCACCAGATGTTCCATTAGTTCTATGGCAAAGTCGCGCTTAGAGCGAGAATGGAATTTGGAAAACGTAGAGCCATGGTATTTGGATCTTATCGCGTATCGAAACATTTCAAATGCAATCGCATCAGAACTAGGTGTTCATCATGAATCGCCTCAGGCGATCTTGTTAAAAGATGGAATTGTGGTGCATGACAGTTCGCATAATTCCATCTCTGTCTCAGAAATTTCGAAGCACGTATCTTAG